The proteins below come from a single Xenopus tropicalis strain Nigerian chromosome 9, UCB_Xtro_10.0, whole genome shotgun sequence genomic window:
- the LOC100497954 gene encoding uncharacterized protein LOC100497954: protein MCWEAIASFLARIRCFACRTEKTLSTNSLQVICLAEQMPRKEKQISELQKNNNELVDLIQRVNKKITSAQDTVAEIKAQLLSMNEVAIHLAQENNNTEIQDKKNPEEFGKDDIESLKSVIGIKNKLLRKQENQLLQYRDMVKDNLIVDNKALEQENQVLRMQSKRKTSGNLFWTIKNLNTLIDEVNGVSDPPSI, encoded by the exons ATGTGCTGGGAAGCAATAGCAAGCTTTTTAGCAAGGATACGTTGCTTTGCATGCAGAACAGAAAAG ACCCTGTCCACTAACAGTCTTCAAGTGATCTGCCTGGCAGAGCAGATGCCAAGGAAGGAGAAGCAGATTTCAGAACTGCAGAAAAATAACAATGAATTGGTTGATCTGATACAAAGAGTTAACAAGAAAATAACCTCAGCCCAGGACACAGTGGCTGAAATTAAAGCCCAGCTACTCTCTATGAATGAGGTAGCAATCCATCTTGCCCAGGAGAACAACAATACAGAGATTCAggataaaaaaaaccctgaagaATTCGGAAAGGACGATATTGAGAGTCTGAAATCTGTTAttggtataaaaaataaattacttcGCAAACAGGAAAACCAGCTATTGCAATACAGAGACATGGTGAAAGATAACCTGATTGTTGACAATAAAGCCCTAGAACAGGAAAACCAAGTACTAAGAATGCAGTCTAAAAGGAAAACGAGTGGAAACCTCTTTTGGACAATAAAGAATCTCAACACCCTAATAGACGAGGTGAATGGAGTATCGGACCCACCAAGTATTTAA